One Hyphomicrobium album genomic window carries:
- a CDS encoding ABC transporter permease: protein MSVPRHIVPRLALQSLGNRALTASLTVLAIAFSVMLLLGVERVRTGARQSFADTISGTDLIVGARSGSIQLLLYSVFRIGNATNNVTWRSYDDIAKRPEVAWIVPLSLGDSHHGFRVMGTTPEFFERYKYRHGQKLAFAAGAPFGDLFDAVIGADVAKALGYKVGDLIVVAHGLGSVAFVEHADKPFRVAGILAKTGTPVDRTVLVSLGAIEAIHVDWQSGMPVPGEEISADQVRQMDLKPKAITAALVGLKSKLATFKLQRAINEYAQEPLSAIMPGAALQELWGLVGTAETALSVVSAMVVATALLGMVTMILTTLNERRREMAILRSVGARPTTILGLLATEAGLLTLAGVALGVALLYAALMLLRPWVDATYGLNLDIDAPTQREWLMLATIVLAGFLAGLLPAARAYRLSLADGMTVRT, encoded by the coding sequence ATGAGCGTTCCGCGCCACATCGTTCCGCGCCTTGCCCTGCAGTCGCTCGGCAACCGCGCGCTCACCGCATCGCTGACGGTGCTCGCCATCGCCTTCTCGGTGATGCTGCTCCTCGGCGTAGAAAGGGTGCGCACCGGCGCGCGGCAGAGCTTCGCCGATACCATCTCCGGCACCGACCTGATCGTCGGCGCGCGCTCGGGTTCTATCCAACTCCTGCTCTATTCGGTGTTCCGCATCGGCAACGCGACGAACAACGTCACCTGGCGGAGCTACGACGACATCGCCAAGCGGCCGGAGGTTGCGTGGATCGTGCCACTGTCGCTGGGCGACAGCCACCACGGGTTCCGGGTGATGGGCACGACGCCGGAATTCTTCGAGCGTTACAAGTACCGCCACGGCCAGAAGTTGGCGTTCGCCGCTGGTGCGCCGTTCGGCGACTTGTTCGACGCGGTGATCGGTGCCGACGTGGCGAAAGCACTCGGTTACAAAGTCGGCGACCTGATCGTCGTCGCCCACGGGCTCGGGTCCGTAGCCTTCGTCGAGCACGCAGACAAGCCGTTCCGCGTGGCGGGGATCCTCGCCAAGACGGGCACGCCGGTCGACCGCACCGTACTGGTGAGCCTCGGAGCCATCGAGGCCATCCACGTCGACTGGCAGAGCGGCATGCCGGTGCCGGGCGAAGAGATTTCGGCGGATCAGGTGCGCCAGATGGACCTGAAGCCGAAGGCCATCACCGCCGCACTGGTGGGCCTGAAATCGAAGCTCGCCACCTTCAAGCTACAGCGCGCCATCAACGAGTACGCGCAGGAGCCGCTGTCGGCGATCATGCCGGGTGCGGCGTTGCAGGAGCTGTGGGGGCTGGTCGGCACGGCAGAGACGGCGCTGTCGGTGGTCTCCGCCATGGTCGTCGCTACGGCGCTGCTTGGCATGGTGACCATGATCCTCACGACGTTGAACGAGCGCCGCCGCGAGATGGCGATCCTCCGTTCGGTCGGCGCACGGCCTACGACCATCCTCGGACTACTGGCTACGGAGGCGGGTCTTCTCACTCTCGCCGGCGTCGCGCTCGGCGTCGCTTTGCTCTATGCGGCGCTGATGCTACTGCGGCCGTGGGTCGATGCCACCTACGGGCTCAACCTCGACATCGACGCGCCGACGCAGCGCGAATGGCTGATGCTCGCGACCATCGTCCTCGCCGGTTTTCTGGCTGGCCTGCTGCCGGCGGCACGCGCCTATCGACTTTCGCTCGCCGACGGCATGACGGTGCGCACATGA
- a CDS encoding DUF3299 domain-containing protein gives MKETKMHKASLALAFALVISPGAQAADPPIDLKWAQLMPPLEAKPKPKTFFSGAAPTTMAGHDGGPPPPSTYQEGKFMSIKRRQPGSDQPPRVVADLNGKRVKLGGYVVPLDFEATTIKEFLLVPFVGACIHVPPPPANQIVYVKSDNGFQITGQFDPVWVTGTLKTETAFTGLADAGYSLDAESVEARPE, from the coding sequence ATGAAGGAGACGAAGATGCACAAGGCGTCACTTGCCCTTGCGTTCGCGCTGGTGATCTCACCGGGAGCGCAGGCTGCTGATCCGCCCATCGACCTCAAGTGGGCGCAGCTCATGCCGCCGCTCGAGGCAAAGCCGAAGCCGAAGACGTTCTTCTCCGGCGCGGCGCCGACGACGATGGCCGGGCACGACGGCGGACCGCCTCCACCCTCGACGTATCAAGAGGGCAAGTTCATGTCGATCAAGCGCCGCCAACCGGGGAGCGATCAGCCGCCTCGCGTCGTCGCCGACCTCAACGGCAAGCGGGTGAAGCTGGGCGGCTATGTCGTGCCGCTCGACTTCGAGGCGACGACCATCAAGGAGTTTCTGCTGGTACCGTTCGTCGGCGCCTGCATCCACGTGCCGCCACCGCCAGCCAACCAGATCGTCTACGTGAAGTCGGATAATGGCTTCCAGATCACAGGGCAGTTCGACCCAGTCTGGGTCACCGGCACGCTCAAGACGGAGACCGCCTTCACCGGGCTTGCCGATGCCGGCTACTCGCTCGATGCCGAGAGCGTCGAGGCGCGTCCGGAATAA
- a CDS encoding 2TM domain-containing protein produces MLSYLSKGYDATRQSVGGTVLGDTGFFFHFSAYVLVNLILIAVNLIFTPDKLWFYWPLLGWGIGILAHGLAVNFSKEEQVRRRGHSRRAAP; encoded by the coding sequence ATGCTGTCCTATCTTTCCAAAGGCTATGACGCGACCAGGCAGTCTGTCGGCGGGACGGTGCTCGGCGACACCGGTTTCTTCTTCCATTTCTCCGCTTACGTGCTGGTCAACCTCATCCTGATCGCCGTCAATCTCATCTTCACGCCCGACAAGCTGTGGTTCTACTGGCCGCTGCTCGGGTGGGGCATCGGCATTCTCGCGCACGGGCTGGCGGTCAATTTCTCGAAAGAGGAACAGGTGCGCCGGCGTGGCCACTCGCGTCGCGCCGCACCCTAG
- a CDS encoding Crp/Fnr family transcriptional regulator — MSDALFDLEIFTRRGIPLRAFAAGERIFLEDDAGDAMYVVRSGAVDVISFGNVLDRIGAGGVFGEMALIDDAPRAAAALASEPTEVVVIDKPTFLALIAEEPEFALQIMKLMAERVRRKPPSAAGN; from the coding sequence GTGTCGGACGCACTCTTCGATCTCGAAATCTTCACCCGCCGTGGCATCCCGCTGCGCGCCTTCGCCGCCGGCGAGCGCATCTTTCTGGAGGACGACGCCGGTGACGCCATGTACGTCGTCCGCAGCGGCGCCGTCGACGTCATCAGTTTCGGCAACGTGTTGGACCGGATCGGCGCCGGCGGCGTGTTCGGCGAGATGGCGCTGATCGACGATGCGCCACGTGCCGCCGCCGCGCTCGCCAGCGAGCCGACCGAGGTCGTGGTGATCGACAAGCCGACGTTCCTCGCGCTGATCGCCGAGGAGCCGGAGTTTGCCTTACAGATCATGAAGCTGATGGCCGAGCGCGTGCGCCGCAAGCCGCCGAGCGCCGCCGGGAACTAG
- the dapE gene encoding succinyl-diaminopimelate desuccinylase has protein sequence MTSAPDPVALAQALIRCESVTPVEGGALTMLEGVLVPAGFDCHRMTFSEPGFADVENLYARLGNTGPNLCFAGHTDVVPPGNLEAWTTPPFAAQIRDGVLYGRGAVDMKGEIACFIAAAQRFLARGGGAFPGSISLLITGDEEGDSVNGTVKVLDWLKARGEVLHACVVGEPSSRHTVGDEIKIGRRGSLNGELIVEGKQGHAAYPHTADNPVPKLARIIDRLSHVKLDNGTAHFEPSHLVFTVISVPNTASNVIPGQARARFNVRYNDAHDRPRLEAHLREACDAAAAELGARYTLTYSGTGDVFVTEPGPLVETMQAAVQEVTGKTPKLSTTGGTSDARFIKDHCPVIELGLLNETIHQVDERVPVSDLETLTRIYDRFLALYFARA, from the coding sequence ATGACCTCAGCACCCGACCCCGTGGCCCTCGCGCAAGCACTGATCCGCTGCGAAAGCGTCACGCCCGTGGAGGGCGGCGCTCTGACGATGCTCGAAGGCGTGCTCGTGCCGGCCGGATTCGATTGCCACCGCATGACTTTTTCCGAGCCGGGCTTCGCCGACGTCGAGAACCTCTATGCCCGACTGGGCAACACCGGTCCCAACCTCTGCTTCGCCGGCCATACGGACGTCGTCCCGCCCGGCAACCTCGAAGCCTGGACGACGCCGCCGTTCGCCGCCCAGATCCGCGACGGCGTGCTGTACGGCCGCGGCGCCGTCGATATGAAAGGCGAGATCGCCTGCTTCATCGCCGCGGCGCAGCGCTTCCTCGCCCGCGGAGGCGGTGCATTCCCTGGGTCGATCTCGCTGCTCATCACCGGCGACGAGGAAGGCGACAGCGTCAACGGCACCGTAAAGGTGCTCGACTGGCTCAAGGCGCGCGGCGAGGTACTGCACGCCTGCGTCGTCGGCGAACCGTCCAGCCGCCACACGGTCGGCGACGAGATCAAGATCGGACGGCGCGGCTCGCTCAACGGCGAGCTCATCGTCGAGGGCAAGCAGGGCCACGCCGCGTACCCGCACACCGCCGACAACCCGGTGCCGAAGCTCGCCCGCATCATCGACCGGCTGTCGCACGTGAAGTTAGACAACGGCACGGCGCATTTCGAGCCGTCGCACCTGGTGTTCACGGTGATCTCGGTGCCGAATACGGCGAGCAACGTCATCCCCGGGCAGGCGCGCGCCCGTTTCAACGTTCGCTACAACGACGCCCACGACCGGCCGCGCCTCGAGGCGCACCTGCGCGAAGCCTGCGACGCGGCAGCGGCCGAGCTCGGCGCGCGCTACACCCTCACCTACTCCGGCACCGGCGACGTGTTCGTCACCGAGCCCGGCCCGCTCGTGGAGACCATGCAGGCCGCGGTGCAAGAGGTGACGGGAAAAACTCCCAAGCTTTCGACGACGGGCGGCACGTCGGATGCGCGCTTCATCAAGGACCACTGCCCGGTGATCGAGCTCGGCCTTCTCAACGAAACGATCCACCAGGTGGACGAGCGCGTGCCGGTGTCCGACTTGGAGACGCTGACGCGGATCTACGACCGCTTCCTCGCGCTGTATTTCGCACGCGCCTGA
- a CDS encoding DUF805 domain-containing protein, with product MTDIIKLLTTFDGRIGRSHWWIGFVITMVGTLAGMALFNPAVFTAEGPPPASWPDTIWQLVWLIPATAITVKRFNDRDWPWWLGYALGAFGAFVTAAPHFAFQIDPDAEIAGVTVFWLFLVTFVAAFIDNGFIRGTHGPNRYGPDPLAEGQTPA from the coding sequence ATGACCGACATCATCAAGCTCTTGACCACTTTCGACGGCCGCATCGGCAGAAGTCATTGGTGGATCGGCTTCGTCATCACTATGGTCGGCACCCTGGCGGGCATGGCCCTGTTCAATCCCGCCGTGTTCACCGCGGAGGGACCGCCGCCGGCCTCCTGGCCCGATACGATCTGGCAGCTTGTCTGGCTCATACCCGCCACGGCGATCACCGTGAAACGCTTCAACGACCGCGACTGGCCCTGGTGGCTCGGCTATGCGCTCGGCGCTTTCGGCGCCTTCGTGACTGCCGCGCCGCACTTCGCGTTTCAGATCGATCCCGACGCGGAAATCGCGGGGGTAACAGTCTTCTGGCTGTTCCTAGTGACGTTCGTCGCCGCCTTTATCGACAACGGCTTCATTCGCGGCACTCACGGTCCGAACCGCTACGGTCCCGATCCCCTCGCAGAAGGCCAGACGCCCGCATGA
- a CDS encoding DUF805 domain-containing protein, whose translation MGAPFSLLFSFTGRINRAKWWLGLVVLGIANIAGGLLINPDFFLADEPPPPSLPDTLWQVALLIPMSAITVKRFNDTDRPAWLGYLFAPLGAVLYLGPHLKDWVGPMDATKLLPLLMVLFVYFVFALIDNGFVRGTDGPNRYGPDPLARSTPPT comes from the coding sequence ATGGGCGCGCCGTTCTCATTGCTGTTCAGCTTCACCGGCCGCATCAATCGCGCCAAGTGGTGGCTGGGACTCGTGGTCCTCGGCATTGCCAACATCGCCGGCGGCCTGCTCATCAACCCGGATTTCTTTTTGGCGGACGAGCCGCCGCCTCCCTCGTTGCCCGACACGCTCTGGCAGGTCGCTTTGCTGATCCCCATGTCGGCCATCACGGTAAAGCGCTTCAACGACACCGACCGACCGGCATGGCTCGGCTACCTGTTCGCACCCTTGGGCGCGGTCCTTTACCTGGGACCGCACCTCAAGGATTGGGTGGGCCCGATGGATGCCACCAAGCTCTTACCTTTGCTCATGGTGCTGTTCGTCTATTTCGTGTTTGCCCTGATCGACAACGGCTTCGTTCGCGGCACCGACGGTCCGAACCGCTATGGTCCCGATCCGCTGGCTCGGAGCACGCCCCCCACATGA
- the dapD gene encoding 2,3,4,5-tetrahydropyridine-2,6-dicarboxylate N-succinyltransferase encodes MSANVNTAELQSAIEAIWEERQGISAGTTGVVRDSVETALDLLDKGLVRVAKKGPEGWTVNQWLKKAVLLSFRLNDMVAISGAPGGASWWDKVPSKFAGMTPDDFRRAGFRAVPGCIVRRSAYIAPGVVLLPSFVNLGAYVDEGTMVDTWATVGSCAQIGKNCHISGGAGIGGVLEPLQAGPVIIEDNCFIGARAEVAEGVVVGEGSVLSMGVYLGASTTIINRATGEKFFGKVPPFSVVVSGSMQGKPLPDGSPGPHLYCAVIVKQVDAKTRSKTSINELLRD; translated from the coding sequence ATGTCAGCCAACGTCAATACCGCCGAGTTGCAGAGCGCGATCGAGGCGATCTGGGAGGAGCGGCAAGGCATCTCGGCGGGCACCACCGGAGTCGTGCGCGACTCCGTCGAGACGGCACTCGATCTGTTGGACAAGGGCCTGGTGCGCGTCGCCAAAAAGGGGCCCGAGGGCTGGACCGTCAACCAGTGGCTCAAGAAGGCCGTGCTGCTGTCGTTCCGCCTGAACGACATGGTCGCGATTTCCGGTGCCCCGGGCGGCGCCTCGTGGTGGGACAAGGTCCCCTCCAAGTTCGCTGGCATGACGCCCGACGATTTCCGCCGCGCCGGCTTCCGCGCCGTGCCCGGATGTATCGTGCGCCGCTCGGCCTACATCGCGCCGGGCGTCGTGCTGCTGCCGTCGTTCGTCAATCTCGGCGCCTACGTCGATGAAGGCACCATGGTCGATACGTGGGCGACGGTCGGCTCGTGCGCGCAGATCGGCAAGAACTGTCACATCTCCGGCGGCGCCGGCATCGGCGGCGTGCTCGAACCGCTGCAGGCCGGCCCCGTGATCATCGAGGACAACTGCTTCATCGGCGCCCGCGCCGAAGTCGCCGAAGGCGTCGTCGTCGGCGAGGGCTCCGTGCTGTCGATGGGCGTCTATCTCGGCGCCTCGACGACGATCATCAACCGCGCCACGGGCGAGAAGTTCTTCGGCAAGGTGCCGCCGTTCTCGGTGGTTGTGTCGGGCTCGATGCAGGGCAAGCCGCTGCCCGACGGGTCGCCCGGCCCGCATCTTTATTGCGCCGTCATCGTCAAGCAGGTCGACGCCAAGACGCGCTCAAAGACCTCGATCAACGAACTGCTCCGCGACTAG
- a CDS encoding TlpA family protein disulfide reductase gives MNQQPPLPKRNRSLVYVWVAALAAVAAFAGVYVTMGGPDNQAPPVDRSASPSSEVKTGAHPLATGAVTTFVFKPQPEALPDIRFLNGNGAEMSLASFKGKVVLLNVWATWCAPCREEMPDLDKLQAALGSDKFQVVALAVDKSGIDGARKFLADIKTEKLEPFADPTAKEGLRLKVIGMPTTILIDAQGREIGRLIGPAKWDSPEAKRLIEAQL, from the coding sequence ATGAACCAGCAGCCTCCGCTACCGAAGCGCAACCGCTCGCTGGTGTACGTATGGGTCGCCGCACTCGCAGCAGTGGCGGCGTTTGCGGGGGTATACGTCACGATGGGCGGTCCTGACAATCAAGCGCCGCCGGTCGATCGGTCCGCCTCCCCATCGTCAGAGGTTAAGACCGGGGCGCATCCGCTCGCCACCGGGGCGGTGACCACCTTCGTGTTCAAGCCGCAACCCGAGGCCCTCCCGGACATCCGCTTTCTGAACGGGAATGGCGCCGAGATGAGCCTCGCCAGCTTCAAGGGCAAGGTGGTGCTGCTCAACGTATGGGCTACCTGGTGCGCGCCCTGCCGCGAAGAAATGCCCGATCTCGACAAGCTGCAGGCCGCGCTCGGCTCCGACAAGTTCCAGGTGGTGGCGCTGGCGGTCGACAAGTCCGGCATCGACGGCGCCAGGAAGTTTCTCGCCGACATCAAGACCGAAAAGCTCGAGCCCTTCGCCGATCCGACGGCCAAGGAAGGACTGCGCCTCAAGGTGATCGGCATGCCGACGACCATCCTCATCGACGCGCAGGGGCGCGAGATCGGCCGGCTGATCGGGCCGGCCAAATGGGACAGCCCGGAAGCCAAGAGGCTGATCGAAGCCCAGCTCTAG
- the argH gene encoding argininosuccinate lyase — protein MTDKPANRMWGGRFSASPAEIMEEINASIGFDKRLAPQDIRASKAHAAMLADAGIIDAADAKAIIKGLDDVAAEIEGGKLQFSRALEDVHMNVESRLKEVIGTPAGRLHTARSRNDQVATDFKLYIRDRLDALDEALAVLQFAFVRKAEAHAGTIMPGFTHLQPAQPVTFGHHLLAYVEMLGRDRGRLADARARLNECPLGSAALAGTSFPIDRQATAKALGFDKPTDNSLDGVSDRDFVLETLAAASICAVHLSRFAEEVVLWSTPQFGFIKLSDKFTTGSSIMPQKRNPDAAELTRAKVGRIAGAFQSLLIVMKGLPLAYSKDMQEDKEVAFDALDSLGLAVAATAGMVDDMQPQADTMLAAAGSGYSTATDLADWLVRVLKMPFRDAHHVTGRIVAAAEAEKLPLDKLSLAAMQAVEPRISADVFSVLSPENSVASRVSHGGTAPQNVAKMAAAWRKRLEKTSPRG, from the coding sequence GTGACGGACAAGCCTGCTAACCGCATGTGGGGCGGCCGTTTCTCGGCTTCACCCGCAGAGATCATGGAGGAGATAAACGCCTCCATCGGCTTCGACAAGCGGCTCGCCCCCCAGGACATCCGCGCCTCCAAGGCGCATGCCGCCATGTTGGCCGACGCCGGCATCATCGATGCTGCCGACGCCAAGGCGATCATCAAGGGCCTGGATGACGTCGCCGCCGAAATCGAAGGCGGGAAGCTGCAGTTCTCGCGCGCGCTCGAAGACGTGCACATGAACGTCGAGAGCCGCCTGAAGGAAGTGATCGGCACGCCGGCCGGACGCCTCCACACGGCGCGCTCGCGCAACGACCAGGTGGCGACCGACTTCAAGCTCTATATCCGCGACCGCCTCGACGCGCTCGACGAGGCACTTGCGGTGCTGCAGTTTGCGTTCGTCCGCAAGGCGGAGGCGCACGCCGGTACCATCATGCCGGGCTTCACGCATCTGCAGCCGGCGCAGCCCGTCACCTTCGGCCATCATCTGCTGGCTTACGTGGAAATGCTCGGTCGCGACCGCGGCCGGCTTGCGGATGCACGCGCGCGGCTCAACGAATGCCCGCTCGGCTCCGCCGCGCTCGCCGGCACCTCGTTCCCCATCGACCGGCAGGCGACCGCCAAGGCTCTGGGATTCGACAAGCCCACCGATAACTCGCTCGACGGTGTCTCCGACCGCGACTTCGTGCTCGAGACGCTCGCCGCGGCTTCCATCTGCGCCGTGCATTTGTCGCGGTTTGCGGAGGAGGTCGTGCTGTGGTCGACGCCGCAGTTTGGCTTCATCAAGCTCAGCGACAAGTTCACCACCGGCTCCTCGATCATGCCGCAGAAGCGCAACCCGGACGCCGCCGAGCTGACGCGCGCCAAGGTCGGGCGCATTGCCGGCGCCTTCCAGAGCCTGCTCATCGTCATGAAGGGGCTGCCGCTCGCCTACTCAAAGGACATGCAGGAGGACAAGGAGGTCGCCTTCGACGCCCTCGATAGCCTCGGCCTCGCCGTCGCCGCGACGGCCGGCATGGTCGACGACATGCAGCCGCAGGCCGACACGATGCTGGCCGCGGCGGGAAGCGGCTACTCCACCGCCACCGACCTCGCCGACTGGCTGGTGCGGGTGCTGAAAATGCCGTTCCGCGACGCCCACCACGTGACCGGGCGGATTGTGGCGGCGGCGGAAGCGGAAAAACTACCTCTGGATAAGTTGTCGCTGGCGGCCATGCAGGCGGTCGAGCCGCGCATAAGCGCCGATGTTTTCTCGGTTCTGAGCCCGGAAAACTCGGTGGCGAGCCGGGTCAGCCATGGGGGAACCGCGCCACAGAACGTGGCCAAAATGGCTGCCGCCTGGCGGAAGCGGTTGGAAAAGACCTCTCCCAGGGGCTAG
- a CDS encoding lipoprotein produces the protein MRVSLTPKAMAGALLAAGLCLGFGGCGVRGSLDPPPSATATGTAKSAEASGTQPESAAPPKPHDGFILDPLLR, from the coding sequence ATGCGCGTATCGTTGACACCAAAGGCGATGGCTGGCGCCTTGCTGGCGGCCGGACTGTGCCTTGGGTTCGGCGGCTGCGGCGTCCGCGGCTCGCTCGATCCCCCGCCCTCAGCCACGGCAACCGGCACCGCCAAGTCGGCCGAGGCCTCGGGCACCCAGCCCGAATCGGCCGCCCCGCCCAAACCGCACGACGGATTCATACTCGATCCGCTGCTGCGCTAA
- the lysA gene encoding diaminopimelate decarboxylase: MHHFHYKDGVLHAEEVSLARLAAEVGTPFYCYSTATLARHYRVLTEAFADQDALICFAVKANSNQAVLRTLGKLGAGMDVVSEGELRRSLAAGVPASRIIFAGVGKTRAEMAYALEQGILGFNVESEPELRALSEVAAGLGKTARIALRVNPDVDAKTHAKISTGKAENKFGIPYGQARQLYAAAGKLPGIAVSGVHMHIGSQITDLEPFRNAFRLMRALAEELIADGHKLEHLDIGGGLGVPYMSDGEVAPPPMDYAQVVREELGDLGLKLVMEPGRVIVGNAGVLVTRVIYGKEGVDKTFTVVDAAMNDLIRPTLYEAQHEIWPVDEAKRAMPAIVQDIVGPVCETGDYLALDRKLPPLAAGDLIAVMTAGAYGAVMSSSYNTRPLVPEVLVNGADYAVVRPRFGTEELIALDRLPAWLK, translated from the coding sequence ATGCACCACTTCCATTACAAGGACGGCGTGCTGCACGCCGAGGAAGTCTCGCTCGCGCGCCTAGCCGCCGAGGTGGGCACGCCCTTCTATTGCTATTCGACGGCGACACTCGCCCGGCACTACCGCGTGCTGACTGAAGCCTTTGCCGACCAGGACGCGCTCATTTGCTTTGCCGTCAAGGCGAACTCGAACCAGGCCGTCTTGAGGACGCTCGGCAAGCTCGGCGCCGGCATGGACGTCGTGTCGGAAGGCGAGCTGCGCCGCTCGCTCGCCGCGGGCGTGCCTGCCTCGCGCATCATTTTTGCCGGTGTCGGCAAAACGCGCGCGGAGATGGCCTACGCGCTCGAGCAGGGCATCCTCGGCTTCAACGTCGAGAGCGAGCCGGAGCTGCGCGCGCTGAGCGAGGTTGCCGCTGGCCTCGGCAAGACGGCGCGCATCGCCCTGCGCGTCAACCCGGACGTCGACGCCAAAACGCACGCCAAGATCTCCACCGGCAAGGCGGAGAACAAGTTCGGTATTCCCTACGGCCAGGCACGCCAGCTCTACGCTGCGGCCGGCAAGCTGCCGGGCATCGCCGTGTCCGGCGTCCACATGCACATCGGCAGCCAGATCACCGACCTGGAGCCGTTCCGCAACGCCTTCCGGCTGATGCGGGCGCTTGCCGAGGAGCTGATTGCCGACGGGCACAAGCTTGAGCATCTCGACATCGGTGGCGGCTTGGGCGTTCCGTACATGTCGGATGGCGAGGTGGCGCCCCCGCCGATGGATTACGCGCAGGTCGTGCGCGAGGAGCTCGGCGACCTTGGTTTGAAGCTGGTCATGGAGCCAGGGCGCGTCATCGTCGGCAACGCTGGCGTGCTCGTCACTCGCGTCATCTACGGCAAGGAGGGCGTCGACAAGACGTTCACCGTCGTCGACGCGGCGATGAACGATCTGATCCGGCCGACGCTGTACGAGGCCCAACACGAGATCTGGCCGGTCGACGAGGCGAAGCGGGCGATGCCGGCGATCGTGCAGGACATCGTCGGACCGGTGTGCGAGACGGGCGACTATCTGGCGCTCGACCGCAAGCTGCCGCCGCTCGCAGCGGGCGATCTCATCGCGGTGATGACCGCCGGCGCTTATGGGGCAGTCATGTCGTCGAGCTACAACACGCGGCCGCTGGTGCCGGAGGTGCTGGTCAACGGTGCCGACTATGCCGTCGTCCGTCCGCGCTTCGGCACCGAGGAGCTTATCGCCCTCGACAGGCTGCCTGCTTGGCTGAAGTGA